The sequence below is a genomic window from Phoenix dactylifera cultivar Barhee BC4 chromosome 8, palm_55x_up_171113_PBpolish2nd_filt_p, whole genome shotgun sequence.
TTCCCAATCTATGCTTGCTCGCTTAAGTACATAATCTATTGATAGGCCACCCTTattaagaaaaaagagaaagaaaaagcataAGATTACATCAAGCTCCCTTCTTACATAAACAAACTAGAAAAGTAGAAATACATATATAACTGAACTTTCTACTCGTTATGAGGTAGATTTGCCCCCTCTTCAAAGATTTCGACCACCGATAACCTGTCTTTAACTGCCTTGAGTTTATTGGCAACATCTCGCATGTCCATTCGTTCTTTAGGCGATTCTTTCGAGCACGAAAGCCCAATTCCAATTAATGAAGTAATGCATCTCCTCATTCTCATCCTGGCAGCATTTTCATTTCTACCGTTGTTATTAGCTTCTTCGCATTCTTCTTGCAGGATCTGGAGATCCAAAATCTCCATGATTCCTTCTGGAAAAGCTGTGTcgacaaatttatgaagatttAGACCATCCTTGAACATGTCGTCTGTAGGTTTCTTTCCCGTAAGCGTCTCTAGCAAGAGTATTCCATAGCTATATACGTCTCCCTGCGTAGAGATTTTGCTGCCCATCGCATATTCTGCATTTCATTGGTACATCGGTTGCAGAGTAATTGATATATAGTTTAGAAATGAAGATAATTTTTCAATCAAACAAAACATAGACTTATGTCATGAAGTAATCCATATAGTTATCTGCAATTTCATTCAAGTATGCATATGAAAGAGAGATGAGAGAATATTTTTGAGCTCTTACCCGGTGCGACATATCCGATGGATCCTTTTATCCCCATCCAACTTGTTGAATTCTCAGATGTTGCAGAGCTGGAAGTAGGGAGAAACTTTGCTAAGCCAAAATCACCCACATGGGCAGTCATATCATTGTCAAGAAGAATGTTGCTTGGCTTGAGATCACAATGAACAACGGGCACTGCATTGCCGTGATGTAAATAGTTCAAACCAGAGGCCACATCGATGACTATGTTTAACCTTTGAGTAAGGTTCAGCTTCTTTGCCTGGTCATGTTCGGGAGCTTTTGGATGCAACCACTCTTCTAGGCTCCCATTAGGCATGTATTCAAAGACTAGAGCTTTAAAGTCATTACCTCTTGAATCAACAGTCGAGCATGAAGTAATGATCTTAACAAGATTCCTGTGGCGCATGTTTCTTAAGGCTTCACATTCGGCACTGAAACTCTTTAGCGCTCCAATTTGATGAAGGTTGAATACCTTCACGATGATGGTATTCTCTTCAAGATCTATTTTCCCTTTATACACCGAACCAAAACTTCCGATGCCGACCAAGTTGTCTGAAGAGAAGCCATTAGTTGCTCTGTGGATGTCCGCATAAGATAATTTCTTGTACTTGCCCTCCATATTGGAGACAGAGTGAGATTTTTCCCCCGTCTTCCTTTGTCGACAAAGAATGGCCAGCAAACACAGCATAAGGACTATGGCGGCACCTGCAACTGGTATTGTAACCTTGAGGAACATCCTCTTTGAAGCTTTGATAGAGCAAGGCGGCAGCTGCCAATTGGGATCACCTCCACAGAGCCTCCTATTCCCAAGGATAGAAATTTCGGTGGCATTATCGAAAATACCACCCTCTGGGACTTCGCCCTCAAGATCATTGAATGAAAGATTAAGATAATGAAGAGAACGAAGAGACTTGAAGAAATCTGGAATTGGCCCGGATAAGTTGTTTCGAGAAAGATCCAAGTCCACCATGCCTTTCAAGGATCCAAGTCCTTGAGGAATGCCGCCTTCAAAAAAGTTGCCTTGCATGTATAGGTGTTCCAAGAGCTGGCAAGCACCTAAGGTGGAAGGGATGTCACCGGACAATCGGTTCTCGGAGACATCTAAACGATCAAGGTTAATCAAGTTGTCTACTTCCATTGGCATAGGCCCGGTGAGATAATTATGCGACAGGTCCAAATATTGTGCAAGATTAGAAATGCTGACGAGTTCCCTTGGTATGCTTCCAAGGAAAGCATTGTGGGAAAGGTTTAATACTCCCAACTTTCTGCAATTTCCCAAGATTGCAGGGATATTGCCGCTCAGTTCATTTTCTTGCATATAAAGCTCGTTCAATTGAGCAAGGTTGCCAATAGTAGAGGGGATCGGTCCCGATAATTTGTTTCCTGATAAGTACATCACATGTAAGTTCTGAAGCTTTCCTATGGTCTCTGGAATTTCTCCCATGAAAAGGTTTTGATCTAGGTAAAGCACAGTTAGGCTAACAAGATTCCCTATCTCTGCAGGAATGGGCCCAGATATTTGATTTTTCCCAATCAATAGCCACTCAAGCTGTGTGGAGAGATTGCCTACCAAACTAGGCAGTCGGCCCTCAAATTGGTTTTGGTACAAGCTTAATCTCTCCAATAAGCTACAATTAgtcagagaagagaagaagctcCAGTCATGGGCTTCGAGCTGATTCCAGCCAATGTACAAATAGCGCAGGTTTTGTAGGGATCCTAGATTGGAAGGCACCAATCCACTGAATGAATTATTGGAAAGATCAAGCATCTGAAGCCCGGAAGCATTGCATAATGAAACTGGAATTGGTCCATGGAATTGGTTCCCTTGCATGACCAAGTTTTGGAGGTTAGGAAGAGTGAGGCCCATATTCGGTGGAAGTGTCCCGGAGAGCCTATTGCTCGCCACACCAAAATAGGTGAGCGACGAGCGGTTGTAAAGAGAAGGTGGGATTTGGCCAGACAAGTTGTTGATGGTCAAATCCAGCTCTTGTAGGTCGGGGATGTTGCCTAGGCTTTCTGGAATGCTTCCCACCAAGTTATTGCTAGCAAGATAAAGATACTGGAGAGAGGAGAAGTTCCCCAATGAAGACGGGATGCCTCCTGAAAGTTGGTTCAGAGACAGCCCGAGGAAAAAAAGGCTCGAGGGGGTGGCTAAGAAAGGTGGCAAACCTCCTATCAGATGGTTCTTTGCTAGATCAATATAGAAGAGGGATGAGCTGCTACCTAATGATCGGGGGATCTCTCCCGTGAGACTGTTGAATGATAGGTCAAGATATTGAAGGGATAAGCTGGTTCCTAGCAAAGAAGGGATGCCTCCCGTCAGACTATTGTAGGATAAGTTGAGATATGCAATTGGGCTGCTACCTAGCATGGGTGGAATTTCGCCAGTGAGGTTATTGTTTGATAG
It includes:
- the LOC103721337 gene encoding receptor kinase-like protein Xa21, with the protein product MDLPQVNNIRVLQPIALILLFSLCSLHSYSALAAAAPDPILPNIATDKLALLAFKSLLSDPLGALTSWRNESHNCCRWLGVTCGRRHPQRVTALVLDSLNLTGVISPDVSNLTFLRRIYLPNNLLNGHIPQELGRLSRLQYLNLSMNSLEGEIPSNLGQCLNLQTLSLDYNKLSGEIPTDFSSLQNLDNLFLSNNNLTGCIPPLLGRSPSPTQVDLSGNRLTGSIPPFLANNSFLSVLLLSDNNLAGVIPQLLGNSSSLHALDLSNNNLTGEIPPMLGSSPIAYLNLSYNSLTGGIPSLLGTSLSLQYLDLSFNSLTGEIPRSLGSSSSLFYIDLAKNHLIGGLPPFLATPSSLFFLGLSLNQLSGGIPSSLGNFSSLQYLYLASNNLVGSIPESLGNIPDLQELDLTINNLSGQIPPSLYNRSSLTYFGVASNRLSGTLPPNMGLTLPNLQNLVMQGNQFHGPIPVSLCNASGLQMLDLSNNSFSGLVPSNLGSLQNLRYLYIGWNQLEAHDWSFFSSLTNCSLLERLSLYQNQFEGRLPSLVGNLSTQLEWLLIGKNQISGPIPAEIGNLVSLTVLYLDQNLFMGEIPETIGKLQNLHVMYLSGNKLSGPIPSTIGNLAQLNELYMQENELSGNIPAILGNCRKLGVLNLSHNAFLGSIPRELVSISNLAQYLDLSHNYLTGPMPMEVDNLINLDRLDVSENRLSGDIPSTLGACQLLEHLYMQGNFFEGGIPQGLGSLKGMVDLDLSRNNLSGPIPDFFKSLRSLHYLNLSFNDLEGEVPEGGIFDNATEISILGNRRLCGGDPNWQLPPCSIKASKRMFLKVTIPVAGAAIVLMLCLLAILCRQRKTGEKSHSVSNMEGKYKKLSYADIHRATNGFSSDNLVGIGSFGSVYKGKIDLEENTIIVKVFNLHQIGALKSFSAECEALRNMRHRNLVKIITSCSTVDSRGNDFKALVFEYMPNGSLEEWLHPKAPEHDQAKKLNLTQRLNIVIDVASGLNYLHHGNAVPVVHCDLKPSNILLDNDMTAHVGDFGLAKFLPTSSSATSENSTSWMGIKGSIGYVAPEYAMGSKISTQGDVYSYGILLLETLTGKKPTDDMFKDGLNLHKFVDTAFPEGIMEILDLQILQEECEEANNNGRNENAARMRMRRCITSLIGIGLSCSKESPKERMDMRDVANKLKAVKDRLSVVEIFEEGANLPHNE